The following are from one region of the Rhodopirellula sp. P2 genome:
- a CDS encoding ArnT family glycosyltransferase, with product MQVNRTSSCLFVGVALAFLARGSIVLAKLDSLDADPDAYRVIAETLAQTGTFGLMGEGGVATPTAFRPPLYPWLLSFLVDADGHLASRWVAVLHVCLGVLTVGLTWDIARRWWSDRAAWIAAAFVTIDPMLLWQSTLVMTETIATALTTLVWWWWVAKLNPRSADVPLNAGTHAHGCDRSSLWSLANAVVFGGLLSLTVLCRPTFLVWAVLLIPALFFMGSTCRIRRAARVGVVGMLLFGTVGLWTLRNVSQLGHPVWATTHGGYTLLLANNDSFYDSLGESSDGWLPWDRTPWDPAEFFAEYEARERGADEVSDDRVAYEMAKSTILNRPAMFAWSCVVRAARLWHPFPARTPDRSMLVVLVIGLYQTGLLFLAGGGIGKHWRSWRQVNAWPVFALIITLTAVHSVYWSNPRMRSPVIPMLAVAAACWMVPKQADRTKPT from the coding sequence ATGCAAGTGAACCGCACGTCCTCGTGTCTATTCGTCGGGGTCGCCCTCGCATTCTTGGCGCGAGGTTCGATCGTGCTGGCCAAACTGGATTCGTTGGATGCGGATCCTGATGCCTATCGAGTGATCGCGGAAACGCTGGCCCAAACCGGCACCTTTGGTTTGATGGGGGAGGGTGGGGTGGCGACACCGACCGCGTTTCGTCCGCCACTGTATCCGTGGTTGCTTTCGTTCCTCGTCGATGCCGATGGCCATTTGGCGTCTCGTTGGGTCGCCGTGTTGCATGTGTGCTTGGGAGTGTTGACGGTTGGTTTGACGTGGGACATCGCTCGCCGGTGGTGGTCGGATCGAGCGGCCTGGATCGCTGCTGCATTCGTGACAATCGATCCGATGCTGCTGTGGCAATCGACTCTGGTGATGACGGAAACCATCGCCACCGCACTGACGACGTTGGTTTGGTGGTGGTGGGTGGCGAAGCTGAATCCCAGGTCCGCGGATGTCCCCTTGAACGCTGGCACGCACGCCCACGGATGTGATCGATCGTCCTTGTGGTCCCTGGCCAACGCGGTGGTGTTCGGTGGTTTGCTATCGCTGACCGTTCTGTGCCGGCCAACGTTCTTGGTTTGGGCGGTGTTGTTGATCCCGGCCTTGTTCTTCATGGGGTCCACTTGCCGGATCCGGCGGGCGGCACGTGTCGGCGTCGTGGGGATGCTCCTCTTTGGGACGGTTGGGCTGTGGACGTTGCGGAACGTTTCGCAGCTGGGGCATCCGGTTTGGGCGACCACGCATGGTGGCTACACGTTGCTGCTGGCCAACAACGATTCGTTTTATGACTCCCTGGGCGAGTCCTCGGATGGTTGGCTGCCTTGGGATCGAACCCCATGGGATCCAGCCGAGTTCTTTGCGGAATACGAAGCCCGTGAACGGGGCGCCGATGAGGTGTCGGATGATCGCGTCGCCTATGAAATGGCCAAGTCCACCATCTTGAATCGGCCGGCGATGTTCGCGTGGTCTTGTGTGGTGAGAGCAGCGAGGCTCTGGCACCCGTTCCCTGCCCGCACACCCGATCGATCGATGCTGGTTGTGCTGGTGATCGGGTTGTATCAAACCGGTTTGTTGTTCTTGGCTGGGGGGGGGATTGGCAAGCATTGGCGTTCGTGGCGGCAAGTCAACGCTTGGCCTGTGTTCGCGTTGATCATCACGCTGACCGCGGTGCACAGTGTGTACTGGAGCAACCCCAGAATGCGTTCGCCAGTCATTCCCATGTTGGCGGTTGCAGCAGCGTGTTGGATGGTGCCCAAGCAAGCGGATCGAACCAAACCGACGTAG
- a CDS encoding serine/threonine-protein kinase, which translates to MTSQPDPPRPDPPRPPLSASDAVPAVQASSPENAESHDQYLANVLAELTDQVCQGRPVDFNATCSQHPTLAKDLRELWGAVLVTDTAGVAHDELPPEGPQESPIEDSSSRWRSLRLPTTIGDFDLLEEVGRGGMGVVFRARQRSLDREVAIKMILRGRLASDADLQRFMAEAAATASLDHPSIVPVYEVGDIEGRPFFSMQFIEGQTLSQRVASGPMAPREAARMVAQIARAVAVAHEAGILHRDIKPGNILIADDERPMITDFGLAKQVGAKMDLTRTGMLVGTPAYMSPEQAGGRRGDIGPASDVYSLGCVLYFALTGRAPFVAESPMELVMLVTEQDPTPPRALRPSLDRDLEMITIRCLQKPADLRYPTAEALAKDIEAYLADERVDARSGHFNQVIARVFRETHHAAVLEKWGLLWMWHSLVLLVASLMTWQMALAGINERWIYIAVWVIGLSAWAAVFWKLRQRMGPVTFIERQVAHVWGASLIATALLFPLEWWIGLEPLRLAPMLGVITAMVFLIKAGMLSGAFYIQTVLLLATSVAMAVFPSAAHLIFGVVAAGCFFVPGYKYERQRSLLEQR; encoded by the coding sequence ATGACCTCGCAACCTGACCCGCCCAGGCCCGACCCGCCCAGGCCTCCCTTGTCCGCCAGCGACGCTGTTCCCGCGGTGCAGGCATCGTCGCCTGAGAACGCGGAATCACACGACCAGTACCTTGCCAATGTGTTGGCGGAATTGACCGACCAAGTCTGCCAGGGCCGGCCTGTCGATTTCAATGCGACCTGCTCTCAGCATCCAACGCTCGCGAAAGATCTGCGAGAGCTTTGGGGTGCCGTCTTGGTCACCGACACCGCCGGAGTCGCTCACGACGAACTCCCTCCAGAAGGCCCGCAAGAATCGCCAATCGAAGATTCATCCAGTCGCTGGCGCAGTCTGCGTTTGCCAACCACGATCGGTGACTTTGACCTGCTGGAGGAGGTCGGCCGTGGCGGCATGGGCGTGGTCTTTCGCGCCCGCCAGCGGTCGCTCGATCGAGAAGTCGCGATCAAGATGATCCTTCGCGGTCGCTTGGCCAGCGACGCGGACCTGCAACGGTTCATGGCGGAAGCCGCTGCAACAGCATCGCTGGATCACCCCAGCATCGTGCCGGTGTACGAAGTCGGCGACATTGAGGGGCGCCCGTTCTTCAGCATGCAGTTCATCGAAGGACAAACGCTGTCCCAACGAGTCGCCTCCGGCCCGATGGCGCCTCGTGAGGCAGCCCGCATGGTCGCTCAAATCGCGCGCGCTGTCGCGGTGGCTCATGAAGCCGGCATCCTGCACCGCGACATCAAACCCGGCAACATCCTGATCGCCGATGACGAACGTCCGATGATCACGGATTTCGGGTTGGCCAAGCAAGTCGGTGCCAAGATGGATCTGACGCGGACCGGGATGTTGGTCGGAACTCCGGCGTACATGTCACCGGAACAAGCCGGCGGTCGTCGCGGTGACATCGGTCCCGCCAGCGATGTGTATTCGCTCGGCTGTGTGCTGTATTTCGCCCTGACCGGACGGGCACCCTTCGTCGCCGAATCGCCGATGGAACTGGTGATGTTGGTCACCGAACAAGACCCCACGCCACCACGGGCGCTGCGTCCAAGTTTGGACCGGGACCTGGAAATGATCACCATTCGGTGCCTGCAAAAGCCAGCCGATCTGCGTTACCCGACCGCGGAAGCTCTCGCCAAAGACATCGAAGCCTACCTCGCCGACGAACGAGTCGATGCTCGCAGTGGCCACTTCAACCAAGTCATCGCCCGAGTCTTTCGCGAAACGCATCATGCGGCCGTGCTCGAAAAATGGGGTCTGCTTTGGATGTGGCATTCGCTGGTGCTGTTGGTCGCCAGCCTGATGACTTGGCAGATGGCGCTGGCGGGAATCAATGAGCGTTGGATCTACATCGCCGTGTGGGTGATCGGGCTGAGCGCCTGGGCCGCCGTGTTTTGGAAACTACGCCAACGCATGGGGCCGGTCACCTTCATCGAACGACAAGTCGCTCATGTGTGGGGCGCCAGCCTGATTGCGACCGCTTTGCTGTTTCCGTTGGAATGGTGGATCGGACTGGAACCATTGCGATTGGCACCGATGCTGGGCGTGATCACCGCCATGGTATTCTTGATCAAAGCCGGAATGTTGAGCGGTGCGTTCTACATCCAAACCGTGCTCTTGCTGGCGACGTCCGTGGCGATGGCGGTGTTCCCCTCCGCGGCGCACCTGATCTTTGGCGTCGTCGCCGCGGGATGTTTTTTCGTCCCCGGCTACAAATACGAGCGTCAACGATCCCTGCTCGAACAACGCTGA
- the hemA gene encoding glutamyl-tRNA reductase, which translates to MTLKMIGCSHHDAAVEIREQLSFTEVEISRTFEMFGQRFAGAELVLLSTCNRVELYGAGSSPGFLQSDDLIDLVADCLNQSRDFVANHMILREGREAVEHLFLVAASLDSMVVGEAQILSQVKQSYDLANEAERTGPITHGVFQAANRTAKRVQTETSIHRRRLSVPSVAIGEVVPEVFNRLQGKRVVLCGAGEMAEETLRYLKNGGADNLCVVNRSLDRAQKLAAEFGAEAELMENLSDQIIRADLLIGTTSAEEPIVDAATFAALNAKREGRIMLVLDLAVPRDFDPIIGDEPGVYLYQIDDLQAACNRNRREREKQWPKAKKIIDEEVDGFFQSLQQRSTGPVIRRLRERADQVKTEELQRLFGKLNGSTDTAMQKEIEKSFDRLTNKLLHPPMASLRDDAADGHSRGLLEALRHLFNLGEDS; encoded by the coding sequence ATGACGCTGAAGATGATCGGGTGCAGCCACCACGACGCTGCCGTTGAAATTCGCGAACAGCTGTCGTTCACCGAAGTCGAGATCAGTCGCACCTTCGAAATGTTTGGGCAACGCTTCGCCGGTGCGGAATTGGTCTTGCTCAGCACCTGCAACCGGGTCGAGTTGTATGGAGCTGGCAGCAGCCCAGGCTTCCTGCAGTCCGATGATTTGATCGATTTGGTCGCTGATTGTTTGAATCAATCGCGTGACTTTGTCGCCAATCACATGATCCTTCGAGAAGGCCGTGAAGCCGTCGAACACCTGTTCTTGGTCGCCGCCAGTTTGGACAGCATGGTCGTTGGAGAAGCTCAGATTTTATCCCAGGTCAAACAGTCCTATGACTTGGCCAACGAAGCCGAGCGCACCGGCCCCATCACCCACGGCGTGTTCCAAGCCGCCAACCGAACCGCGAAACGGGTCCAAACCGAAACCAGCATCCACCGTCGCCGACTGAGTGTTCCCAGCGTCGCGATCGGGGAAGTTGTCCCCGAGGTCTTCAATCGTCTGCAAGGCAAACGCGTGGTCCTGTGCGGTGCCGGTGAGATGGCCGAGGAAACACTTCGGTACCTCAAAAATGGCGGCGCCGACAATCTGTGCGTTGTCAACCGAAGCCTCGATCGAGCTCAAAAGCTGGCCGCGGAGTTTGGTGCCGAAGCCGAGTTGATGGAGAATTTATCCGACCAAATCATTCGCGCGGATCTGCTGATTGGAACGACCTCGGCCGAGGAACCGATTGTCGACGCCGCCACCTTTGCGGCCCTGAACGCCAAACGAGAAGGCCGCATCATGCTGGTCCTGGACTTGGCCGTCCCGCGAGATTTTGATCCGATCATTGGCGATGAGCCCGGCGTGTACCTGTACCAGATCGACGACCTCCAAGCCGCTTGCAATCGCAACCGTCGTGAACGCGAAAAACAGTGGCCCAAGGCGAAGAAGATCATCGATGAAGAAGTCGATGGGTTCTTTCAATCGTTGCAACAGCGGTCGACCGGGCCAGTCATTCGTCGGCTTCGTGAACGAGCCGACCAAGTCAAAACCGAAGAACTGCAACGCCTGTTCGGAAAACTCAATGGTTCCACCGACACCGCCATGCAAAAAGAGATCGAAAAATCATTCGATCGACTGACCAACAAATTGCTGCACCCGCCCATGGCATCGCTGCGAGATGACGCCGCCGACGGTCACTCGCGAGGGCTGCTGGAAGCGTTGCGGCACCTGTTCAACCTCGGTGAAGATTCATAG
- a CDS encoding cytochrome C assembly protein, whose translation MMELLRQISVTCFSASYLVVLVLEALRFLGRVPGRGLAVVVMMGLGIFTHVTYLALRAASISNEANIGRLATWTDWSLMVALGLAIAFFAFYLRRPDTIIGLFFLPAILAMIALSRLVSNLPAFERNEAVEVWRGVHGVSMMLGSAAVLVGFLAGAMYLVQSWRLKRKQAGSSLRLPTLETLQNLNRSCLVISTASVGVGLVSGVVMNWNRLGMIPWTDGGIILSGVLFLWLVTATLVEYIYAPASRGRKIAYLTLASFGFLVLAMTGVLSSSHGADQSNSPVQPSKPDVDASSESLDNEAAMETIVPRGQS comes from the coding sequence ATCATGGAACTATTGCGTCAAATTTCAGTCACTTGTTTCTCCGCCAGCTACCTCGTGGTGCTGGTCCTGGAAGCGCTGCGTTTTCTAGGCCGGGTCCCGGGTCGTGGCCTGGCCGTCGTTGTGATGATGGGACTGGGGATTTTCACCCACGTCACCTACTTGGCTCTGCGAGCCGCCTCGATCAGCAACGAAGCCAACATCGGACGCCTGGCAACCTGGACGGATTGGTCGCTGATGGTCGCGTTGGGACTGGCCATCGCCTTTTTCGCGTTCTATTTGAGACGGCCGGACACGATCATCGGGCTGTTTTTCCTGCCGGCCATTCTGGCGATGATTGCGCTTTCCCGACTGGTCAGCAACCTGCCCGCGTTCGAGCGAAATGAAGCGGTGGAGGTGTGGCGGGGCGTCCACGGGGTCTCCATGATGCTGGGCTCGGCTGCCGTGCTGGTCGGCTTTTTGGCCGGGGCGATGTACTTGGTCCAGTCTTGGCGTCTGAAACGCAAACAAGCCGGTTCGTCCTTGAGGTTGCCGACACTGGAAACACTGCAAAACCTCAATCGAAGCTGCTTGGTCATCAGCACCGCTTCGGTTGGCGTGGGGCTGGTCTCCGGCGTTGTCATGAACTGGAACCGACTCGGCATGATCCCCTGGACCGATGGCGGAATCATCCTGTCAGGCGTGCTGTTCCTGTGGTTGGTGACCGCCACGTTGGTCGAATACATCTACGCTCCCGCCAGTCGCGGTCGCAAAATCGCCTACCTGACCCTGGCCAGCTTTGGATTCTTGGTGCTCGCCATGACCGGGGTGCTTTCCAGTTCCCACGGTGCCGACCAATCCAACTCCCCCGTCCAACCATCCAAGCCAGACGTCGACGCCAGCAGTGAGTCACTCGACAACGAAGCGGCCATGGAAACGATTGTGCCGCGAGGCCAGTCATGA
- a CDS encoding sigma-70 family RNA polymerase sigma factor — MTQSLWPSGDNTEVLLQAARQGDPEAVNQLLDRHRGPIRRLVEVRLDRKVQRRVDVSDVVQEVLVEASGRLQKYLDDPVMAFHLWLRQIAWDHIIDTYRRHRVSAKRNMDREQPIAGGGRVDESSVNLAIQLCDPAMTPAAVATQREIAAQVEAAIQKLDEGDREVILMRHYEHLSNLEIAEVLDLNPPAASMRYLRAVRRLKAVLEEDKENFGADTDSQG, encoded by the coding sequence ATGACCCAATCTTTATGGCCCTCGGGCGACAACACTGAAGTGCTGCTTCAAGCCGCACGCCAGGGCGATCCCGAAGCCGTCAACCAATTGCTCGACCGACACCGCGGCCCCATCCGTCGCCTGGTGGAGGTCCGCTTGGACCGAAAAGTCCAACGCCGAGTGGACGTCAGCGATGTTGTTCAGGAGGTTTTGGTCGAAGCCAGTGGTCGGCTTCAGAAGTACCTGGACGACCCTGTGATGGCGTTCCATTTGTGGCTCCGGCAGATCGCTTGGGACCACATCATCGACACCTACCGTCGCCACCGTGTCAGCGCCAAACGCAACATGGACCGCGAGCAACCGATCGCGGGCGGGGGACGGGTGGATGAATCGTCTGTGAATTTGGCGATCCAGTTGTGCGACCCTGCGATGACGCCCGCCGCCGTCGCGACCCAGCGAGAAATTGCTGCTCAGGTGGAAGCCGCCATTCAAAAGTTGGACGAGGGCGACCGCGAAGTGATTTTGATGCGTCACTACGAACACCTTTCCAACCTCGAGATCGCGGAAGTCCTCGACCTCAATCCGCCCGCCGCCAGCATGCGTTACTTGCGAGCCGTGCGGCGATTGAAAGCGGTGCTTGAGGAAGACAAAGAAAACTTCGGCGCCGACACTGACTCGCAGGGTTGA
- a CDS encoding ComEC/Rec2 family competence protein produces MRQGSLSTRHLAELPSRQPLTMFAATGLSGLLLDRVFPQSMQVWLGTMCAMVLVWWVAWVAAPKLSNSLRTRPTLLTRLRTACWFGFILFTFAGRHALDEWQYASATIRDVLTIEEEPTVMVAVIDEPVRLQRDALENTVARTSGVTGMGSGPNGHHDVQYQTRLVVRVVTMRRGTQPVPITGRVMVMVDAERQDLRPGDTVKLYGRIAAIPPPSNPGETDQRIAARRQNVHARMRVGSADQVEQLPNAGDANGQHSWNVWLQRWLADRAASARDTILNQIEPSQRGLALALTLGQRDFLDRTTNERLLVTGTAHLLSVSGLHLGIIVLLTGVVAGLLRLPIAGSVTLIVIVMLFYVAITGARPPVTRAAILLSTVILARLLARPHHPLNSLSLAAIILMVWMPAEIFGIGVQLSFLAVATLLLCGRPFSNALTPAAETIRVEERFDELAQRSQAAWRRALSFIASWTGRVLWYSGAVTLMALPLVWSQFHVVSPISVIVNVMLSPLMALALSAGVLTILAGWSLPSLAWIPGGICGKLLAIMQWVIDSAADLPGGHFWLPSPPTPWVITFYVGLVAWAAMRPIVTSRGIRRRVLEAGLLVGWIGIAFALATSPAELPDQTLEATFVDVGHGTATILRPNRQEIWLYDCGWMGNANATSRNIEDALWSLGATRIDGIFLSHADTDHYNALPGLAERFSIGMVLVPPGFFEGDGSALARASETIRRHQIPVQEVSRGQRIRRGQPSWLDQLEVLHPPRERMDANDNANSLVLRIDWGERVLLLPGDLEPPGTAVLTNTPRPPPGGVMMAPHHGSLRMDAEAVLQWARPLETVVSGGQRAAKPEVTAMLSAAGGGVHVTSREGAIRVRMGTDGALQIQAFLQQPW; encoded by the coding sequence ATGCGGCAAGGCAGTCTCTCGACTCGTCACCTGGCCGAGCTTCCCAGTCGCCAACCGCTGACGATGTTTGCGGCAACGGGATTGAGTGGGCTGTTGCTCGACCGCGTTTTCCCTCAGTCCATGCAGGTCTGGCTTGGGACAATGTGCGCGATGGTGTTGGTCTGGTGGGTCGCCTGGGTTGCCGCCCCCAAACTTTCCAACTCACTTCGCACCCGACCAACTCTTCTCACCCGCCTTCGAACGGCATGCTGGTTTGGATTCATCCTGTTCACTTTCGCGGGCCGGCATGCGTTGGATGAATGGCAATACGCCTCGGCAACCATCCGGGATGTTCTGACGATTGAAGAAGAACCAACCGTCATGGTTGCCGTGATCGACGAACCGGTTCGCTTGCAACGCGATGCTCTGGAGAACACCGTCGCGCGGACGTCCGGCGTCACAGGCATGGGTTCCGGCCCCAACGGTCACCACGACGTGCAGTACCAAACTCGATTGGTCGTTCGGGTGGTGACCATGCGACGAGGGACCCAACCTGTTCCGATCACCGGCCGCGTGATGGTCATGGTCGATGCAGAACGACAGGACCTGCGGCCGGGCGATACGGTCAAGCTGTACGGTCGGATCGCTGCCATTCCTCCCCCCAGCAACCCGGGGGAAACCGACCAACGGATCGCAGCACGGCGACAAAACGTTCATGCTCGGATGCGAGTGGGCTCGGCCGATCAAGTCGAACAGCTACCGAACGCTGGCGATGCAAACGGGCAGCACTCCTGGAACGTTTGGCTGCAACGTTGGCTGGCCGATCGAGCCGCCTCGGCTCGAGACACCATCCTGAATCAGATCGAACCCTCTCAGCGTGGGCTGGCGCTCGCGTTGACCCTGGGGCAACGTGATTTCCTGGACCGAACCACCAATGAACGCTTGCTGGTAACAGGCACCGCGCACCTGTTGTCCGTCAGCGGATTGCATTTGGGCATCATCGTCTTGTTGACGGGCGTGGTGGCGGGGCTGCTGCGATTGCCGATCGCTGGTTCGGTCACCTTGATCGTGATCGTGATGCTGTTCTACGTGGCCATCACCGGGGCTCGGCCGCCGGTGACCCGAGCCGCGATTTTGTTGTCGACGGTTATTCTGGCCAGGTTGCTTGCGCGTCCCCATCACCCGCTGAATTCCCTGTCCTTGGCGGCCATCATCCTGATGGTCTGGATGCCAGCCGAGATTTTTGGGATCGGCGTGCAACTGTCGTTTTTGGCCGTCGCCACCCTGTTGCTTTGCGGACGCCCCTTTTCCAACGCACTGACACCGGCGGCGGAAACGATTCGCGTGGAGGAACGCTTTGACGAACTGGCCCAGCGATCTCAAGCGGCGTGGCGAAGGGCCCTGTCATTCATCGCCTCGTGGACCGGCCGAGTGCTGTGGTACAGCGGCGCGGTCACGCTGATGGCTCTGCCCCTGGTGTGGTCGCAGTTCCATGTCGTCTCGCCGATCAGCGTGATCGTCAACGTGATGCTGTCGCCGCTGATGGCCCTCGCGTTGTCCGCCGGAGTCCTGACGATCTTGGCCGGATGGTCGCTTCCCTCACTGGCTTGGATTCCCGGAGGGATCTGCGGGAAGCTCCTTGCGATCATGCAGTGGGTGATCGATTCAGCGGCCGACCTACCCGGTGGTCACTTTTGGCTTCCGTCCCCACCAACTCCCTGGGTCATCACGTTCTACGTGGGATTGGTGGCCTGGGCGGCAATGCGGCCGATCGTCACGTCCCGCGGCATTCGCCGCCGCGTGCTCGAAGCCGGTTTGCTGGTGGGGTGGATTGGGATCGCGTTTGCGTTGGCAACCTCTCCGGCGGAACTCCCCGACCAAACCTTGGAAGCAACTTTTGTGGACGTGGGACATGGCACCGCGACGATCCTACGTCCCAACCGCCAAGAGATCTGGCTGTACGATTGTGGCTGGATGGGGAACGCCAATGCGACCAGCCGAAACATCGAGGACGCGCTGTGGTCGCTGGGAGCCACCCGCATCGATGGAATTTTTCTGTCGCATGCGGACACCGATCACTACAACGCATTGCCGGGATTGGCCGAGCGATTCTCGATTGGCATGGTGCTCGTTCCGCCCGGCTTTTTTGAGGGCGACGGCAGTGCCTTGGCCAGGGCCTCCGAAACGATCCGCCGCCACCAAATTCCGGTGCAAGAAGTCAGCCGCGGTCAACGAATTCGACGCGGCCAACCGAGTTGGCTGGATCAGTTGGAAGTGCTGCATCCACCCCGAGAACGAATGGACGCCAACGACAACGCGAATTCATTGGTGTTGAGAATCGACTGGGGCGAACGCGTGCTATTGTTGCCCGGTGACTTGGAGCCCCCCGGAACTGCGGTGTTGACCAACACACCTCGCCCACCGCCCGGAGGGGTGATGATGGCACCTCATCATGGCAGCCTGCGGATGGATGCCGAGGCGGTTCTTCAATGGGCACGGCCATTGGAAACGGTTGTCAGCGGAGGCCAAAGGGCCGCCAAACCCGAGGTCACCGCCATGCTGTCCGCGGCCGGAGGCGGTGTGCACGTGACCTCCCGAGAAGGAGCCATCCGGGTGCGAATGGGCACCGACGGTGCTCTCCAAATCCAGGCATTCCTGCAACAACCCTGGTGA
- a CDS encoding 3-keto-disaccharide hydrolase, which yields MNRVLCFLTLVAAVAVSPANAQDSEKVALAKSMQGAKTITLFNGKTLDGWRGRDDLWSVEDGAIHGQTTDEAPIKQNTFLILDRPVKGSFELTLQFKMIGGNSGIQYRSQVLDEEKFIVGGYQADIDATNRFAGILYEEKGRGILATRGQQTTIWATGEKTTEQFATAEELANSIHLGEWNDYRILVRDNQLEQFINETLMIRVVDQQPGKKADSGVIALQLHQGPAMKVWFKNIQIREWK from the coding sequence GTGAACCGCGTTCTTTGCTTCCTGACCCTTGTCGCCGCCGTCGCGGTTTCACCCGCCAACGCCCAAGACAGCGAGAAGGTTGCCTTGGCGAAATCAATGCAGGGTGCCAAAACCATCACCTTGTTCAATGGCAAAACCCTCGATGGATGGCGGGGACGCGACGATCTGTGGTCGGTCGAGGACGGAGCCATCCACGGTCAAACCACCGACGAAGCACCGATCAAACAAAACACGTTTTTGATTCTCGATCGCCCGGTCAAAGGCAGCTTTGAGCTGACACTGCAATTCAAAATGATTGGCGGCAACTCGGGCATCCAGTACCGCAGCCAAGTCCTCGACGAAGAGAAATTCATCGTCGGCGGTTACCAAGCCGACATCGATGCGACCAACCGTTTCGCGGGCATCTTGTACGAAGAGAAAGGTCGTGGAATCCTGGCCACTCGCGGACAACAAACCACCATTTGGGCGACTGGCGAAAAGACGACCGAACAATTCGCGACCGCCGAAGAACTCGCCAACAGCATCCACCTGGGCGAATGGAATGACTACCGAATCTTGGTTCGTGACAACCAACTCGAGCAGTTCATCAACGAAACCTTGATGATCCGCGTGGTTGATCAACAACCGGGTAAAAAAGCCGACTCCGGCGTCATCGCATTGCAACTGCACCAAGGCCCCGCGATGAAAGTTTGGTTCAAGAACATCCAAATTCGCGAATGGAAGTGA